In a genomic window of Sarcophilus harrisii chromosome 4, mSarHar1.11, whole genome shotgun sequence:
- the BEST4 gene encoding bestrophin-4, with product MTVSYTLRVANARFGGFSALLFRWRGSIYKLLYKELLVFLGLYGLLSLTYRNLLSQEQKRIYAQVARYCNRSADLIPMSFVLGFYVTLVVNRWWAQYTSIPLPDRLMCVVTATVHGDDERGRTLRRTLLRYANLASVLVLRSVSTRVLRRFPSVEHVVKAGFMTQEEKQKFESLHSDFNKYWVPCVWFTNLAAQARREGRIRDDIALGLLLEELNQYRGKCSLLFHYDWISIPLVYTQVVTIAVYSFFAFCLIGRQFLEDPKGPSPGQEVPLGDLDLYVPLTTLLQFFFYAGWLKVAEQIINPFGEDDDDFETNQLIDRNLQVSLLSVDDMYGDLPPLNRDRYWGEAAAQPPYTVASAADSLRPTFLGSTFNLNMSEEPSSLEPEKETGAVSDSPSSVWARTPLLGRFLGASAPSPAVSLRSSRPRTAQAATPVPGRLRLGRLLHVPAARIDEEAPEALSSESSSQEDEEKVAPGS from the exons ATGACTGTGTCCTACACTCTCCGCGTGGCCAATGCCCGCTTTGGGGGCTTTTCGGCCCTCCTGTTCCGCTGGCGGGGAAGCATTTACAAGTTGCTCTACAAGGAGCTTCTGGTGTTCCTGGGTCTCTACGGACTGCTCAGCCTCACTTACCG GAATCTGCTGTCCCAGGAACAGAAGCGCATCTATGCCCAAGTGGCCCGATACTGCAACCGCTCTGCCGACCTCATCCCCATGTCCTTTGTTCTGG ggTTCTACGTGACGCTGGTGGTGAACCGCTGGTGGGCCCAGTACACGAGCATCCCGCTGCCGGACCGCCTCATGTGCGTGGTCACGGCCACCGTGCACGGGGACGACGAGCGCGGACGCACGCTGCGCCGGACCCTGCTGCGCTACGCCAACCTGGCCTCGGTGCTGGTGCTGCGCTCGGTCAGCACCCGCGTGCTGCGGCGCTTCCCCAGCGTGGAGCACGTCGTGAAAGCAG GCTTCATGACCCAGGAGGAGAAGCAGAAGTTCGAGAGCCTGCACTCAGACTTCAACAAATACTGGGTTCCTTGTGTCTGGTTCACCAACTTGGCTGCCCAGGCTCGAAGAGAGGGCAGAATCCGGGATGACATTGCCCTCGGGCTACTCTTGGAG GAGCTGAACCAATACCGAGGCAAGTGTAGCCTCCTTTTTCACTATGACTGGATCAGCATCCCTCTGGTTTACACTCAG GTGGTGACCATTGCTGTCTACTCCTTCTTTGCCTTTTGCCTCATTGGACGTCAGTTCTTGGAGGACCCTAAGGGACCCTCGCCAGGCCAAGAGGTGCCCCTGGGGGACCTGGATCTGTATGTGCCACTCACCACCCTTCTGCAGTTCTTCTTCTATGCGGGCTGGCTTAAG GTGGCTGAACAAATCATCAACCCCTTTGGAGAGGATGACGACGACTTTGAGACTAACCAGCTCATTGATCGGAACCTGCAG GTGTCCCTGCTGTCTGTGGATGACATGTATGGAGACTTACCACCCTTGAACCGAGACCGCTATTGGGGCGAGGCAGCGGCTCAGCCCCCCTACACAGTGGCTTCTGCAGCCGATAGCCTGCGCCCCACCTTCTTGGGTTCCACCTTTAACCTGAA TATGTCGGAGGAGCCGTCATCTTTGGAGCCGGAGAAGGAAACTGGGGCTGTCTCGGACTCTCCCAGCTCGGTGTGGGCACGGACGCCGCTGCTCGGCCGCTTCCTAGGAGCCTCCGCCCCTTCACCGGCCGTCAGCCTGCGGTCCTCACGCCCCCGGACAGCCCAGGCCGCCACACCGGTCCCCGGACGCCTGCGCCTGGGCCGTCTCCTGCACGTGCCCGCAGCTCGCATAGACGAGGAGGCTCCGGAGGCCTTAAGCTCGGAGTCTAGCTCCcaggaggatgaggagaaggtCGCTCCGGGGAGCTAG
- the RPS8 gene encoding 40S ribosomal protein S8 → MGISRDNWHKRRKTGGKRKPYHKKRKYELGRPPANTKIGPRRIHTVRVRGGNKKYRALRLDVGNFSWGSECCTRKTRIIDVVYNASNNELVRTKTLVKNCIVLIDSTPYRQWYESHYALPLGRKKGAKLTPEEEEILNKKRSKKIQKKYEERKKNAKISSLLEEQFQQGKLLACIASRPGQCGRADGYVLEGKELEFYLRKIKARKGK, encoded by the exons ATGG GGATCTCCCGGGACAACTGGCACAAGCGCCGCAAGACCGGGGGCAAGCGCAAGCCCTACCACAAGAAGCGCAAGTATGAGCTGGGCCGCCCGCCCGCCAACACCAAG ATCGGCCCCCGCCGCATCCACACAGTGAGAGTCCGTGGGGGAAACAAAAAGTACCGGGCGCTGAGGCTGGACGTGGGCAACTTCTCCTGGGGCTCCGAGT GCTGCACCCGAAAAACAAGGATCATCGATGTGGTCTACAATGCGTCCAACAACGAGCTGGTGCGGACCAAGACGCTGGTGAAGAACTGCATTGTGCTCATCGACAGCACGCCTTACCGCCAGTGGTACGAGTCCCACTACGCCCTGCCGCTGGGCCGGAAGAAGGGAGCAAAGCTG ACTcctgaggaggaagaaattttaaataaaaagcggTCAAAGAAGATCCAGAAGAAATATGAAGAGCGGAAGAAGAACGCCAAGATCAGCTCGCTCCTGGAGGAACAGTTCCAGCAGGGCAAGCTCCTTG CCTGTATAGCATCGAGGCCGGGCCAGTGTGGCCGAGCAGATGGCTACGTGCTGGAGGGCAAAGAGCTGGAGTTCTACTTAAGAAAGATCAAAGCCCGAAAGGGCAAATAA